One stretch of Pseudoramibacter sp. DNA includes these proteins:
- a CDS encoding acyl-CoA dehydratase activase, with protein sequence MLGYICKYTPIELFESFDVEMTLMEPEVIQFNRAEALMHPNVCSYVKGVLEAFADAVKTRDDVEGMIITACCDSGRRLYDALKATYPDKFIYLLDLPRKITPEAVQLFTEEVSHMVSAYSEHTGRAFYIDGMIRPLKAYLKAHPAPLKSDRPDDDSLNVGLMGGRVSPSFTEALKRRHVHLAFDVTCSHLARLFDPDQIHKLSDYCEQLLSQFPCMRMMGAEDRLNMLDDFEDKLDGLIYHTVKFCDQYHFEGAALRKLESFSVPVLYLETDLTRQSSGQIETRLEAFLEEIKARRKAQHQKTAPEAGMKAPAPKPLKITDKSKAKGPYVLGIDSGSTSTNAVITDGAGQILAWDIVRTGAKSIASAEKAMHQVLEKAHLPAESLSRVVSTGYGRNHLPFSDQEITEITCHAKGAHAIDPSVRTILDIGGQDSKAIRLDKNGNVRDFVMNDKCAAGTGRFLEMMAHTLGVSLEELGQLSLNSKEDIRISSMCTVFAESEVISLIAQNKEPEDIAHGVHVAIAGRALTLLRRVGIEPKIMMTGGVAKNPGIVAVLEEALNQKLVIADQPEIVGAYGAALLARK encoded by the coding sequence ATGTTAGGTTATATTTGCAAATACACCCCCATCGAACTCTTTGAATCCTTCGATGTGGAAATGACCCTCATGGAGCCGGAAGTGATCCAGTTCAACCGAGCCGAAGCCCTGATGCACCCCAACGTGTGCTCCTACGTCAAGGGGGTGCTGGAAGCCTTCGCCGACGCGGTGAAGACCCGGGACGACGTCGAAGGGATGATCATCACGGCGTGCTGCGACTCGGGGCGGCGCCTGTACGACGCCCTGAAGGCGACCTACCCCGACAAGTTTATTTATCTGCTGGATCTGCCGCGGAAGATCACCCCGGAAGCGGTGCAGCTGTTCACCGAAGAAGTGAGCCACATGGTCTCGGCCTACAGCGAACACACCGGCCGGGCCTTTTACATCGACGGGATGATCCGCCCCCTGAAGGCCTACCTCAAGGCCCATCCGGCGCCCTTAAAAAGCGACAGGCCCGACGATGACAGCCTCAATGTGGGCCTCATGGGCGGTCGGGTGAGCCCGTCCTTCACGGAGGCTTTAAAGCGCCGCCACGTGCACCTGGCCTTCGACGTCACCTGCAGCCACCTGGCCCGGCTTTTCGATCCCGATCAGATCCACAAGCTCAGCGACTACTGCGAGCAGCTTTTGTCCCAGTTCCCGTGCATGCGCATGATGGGCGCCGAAGACCGCCTGAACATGCTCGACGATTTCGAAGACAAGCTCGACGGGCTGATCTACCACACCGTGAAGTTCTGCGACCAGTACCACTTCGAAGGGGCCGCCCTGCGCAAACTCGAAAGCTTTTCGGTGCCGGTTTTATATCTGGAGACAGATTTGACCCGCCAGAGCAGCGGCCAGATCGAAACCCGCCTCGAAGCCTTCCTCGAAGAGATCAAGGCCCGGCGAAAGGCCCAGCATCAAAAAACGGCCCCGGAAGCCGGCATGAAAGCCCCGGCCCCGAAGCCCTTAAAAATCACAGACAAAAGCAAGGCCAAAGGCCCCTATGTCCTCGGCATCGACAGCGGCTCCACCTCCACCAACGCCGTGATCACAGACGGCGCAGGGCAGATTCTCGCCTGGGACATCGTCCGCACCGGGGCGAAATCCATCGCGTCGGCGGAAAAGGCCATGCACCAGGTCTTAGAAAAGGCGCACCTGCCCGCGGAAAGCTTAAGCCGGGTCGTCTCCACGGGATACGGCCGCAACCACCTGCCTTTTTCAGACCAGGAAATCACCGAAATCACGTGCCACGCCAAGGGCGCCCACGCCATCGACCCGTCGGTGCGCACGATCTTAGACATCGGCGGCCAGGACTCCAAGGCCATCCGCCTGGATAAAAACGGCAATGTCAGGGACTTCGTCATGAACGACAAATGCGCCGCGGGCACCGGCCGTTTCCTCGAAATGATGGCCCACACCCTGGGCGTCTCCCTTGAAGAGCTGGGGCAGCTCTCCTTAAATTCCAAGGAAGACATCCGCATTTCCAGCATGTGCACCGTGTTCGCCGAGTCGGAAGTCATCTCCCTTATCGCCCAGAACAAAGAACCTGAGGACATCGCCCACGGGGTTCACGTGGCCATCGCCGGCAGGGCCCTGACGCTGCTGCGCCGGGTGGGCATCGAGCCGAAGATCATGATGACCGGGGGCGTTGCCAAGAACCCGGGCATCGTCGCCGTCCTCGAAGAGGCATTAAACCAGAAGCTCGTCATCGCGGACCAGCCGGAAATCGTCGGCGCCTACGGGGCGGCCCTTCTGGCGCGAAAATAA
- a CDS encoding undecaprenyl-diphosphate phosphatase, with translation MLNILKSIIFGIVEGITEWLPISSTGHLYLFQAFMPLSGPKAFVSMYMVVIQLGAIMAVVVLYWKRLWPLRRIRTTKDSVGQIGWDHNILKMWLKVIIATIPAAVIGGPLDNFFEAHFYNPKSIAVMLILFGILFIIVENQNASRRARVYSIDDLTYRDIIIIGLFQLIAAMFPGTSRSGATIIGALMIGVSRTTAAEFTFFLAIPAMFGGSLLKLRHFHHFTGSQAAVLAVGMIVAFAVSVAAIKFLMNYIKTHDFKPFGWYRIVLGIVVLAVGMLAH, from the coding sequence ATGCTTAACATTCTGAAATCCATCATCTTCGGCATCGTCGAAGGGATCACCGAATGGCTGCCGATTTCCAGCACCGGCCACCTCTACCTGTTCCAGGCCTTCATGCCCCTGTCCGGGCCCAAGGCCTTCGTGTCGATGTACATGGTCGTCATCCAGCTCGGGGCCATCATGGCCGTGGTCGTTTTGTACTGGAAGCGCCTGTGGCCTCTGCGCCGTATCCGCACCACGAAGGACAGCGTCGGGCAGATCGGCTGGGATCACAATATCTTAAAGATGTGGCTCAAGGTCATCATCGCCACGATTCCGGCGGCGGTCATCGGCGGGCCTCTGGACAATTTCTTCGAAGCCCATTTCTACAACCCGAAATCCATCGCCGTGATGCTCATCCTCTTCGGGATTCTGTTCATCATCGTGGAAAACCAGAACGCGAGCCGCCGCGCCCGGGTGTACAGCATCGACGACCTGACCTACCGGGATATCATCATCATCGGGCTGTTCCAGCTCATCGCCGCGATGTTCCCGGGAACGTCCCGTTCCGGCGCGACCATCATCGGGGCCCTGATGATCGGGGTTTCCCGCACCACCGCCGCCGAGTTCACCTTCTTCCTCGCCATTCCTGCGATGTTCGGGGGCTCGCTCTTAAAGCTGCGCCACTTCCACCACTTCACCGGCAGCCAGGCCGCCGTCCTCGCCGTGGGCATGATCGTCGCTTTCGCCGTTTCCGTGGCCGCGATCAAGTTCCTCATGAACTACATCAAGACCCACGACTTCAAGCCCTTCGGCTGGTACCGCATCGTCCTCGGGATTGTCGTCCTCGCCGTGGGCATGCTCGCTCATTAA
- a CDS encoding MATE family efflux transporter yields the protein MDQNQNNQQKQYAKMLKTPVPRLIVTLAVPTIISMMISSVYNAADTYFVGRLGTSASAATGIVFALMAVLQAVGFMCGHGSGSIIARALGKKDREAANVTVSTGIVLVVMITLAITVLGLIFVDPLMRLLGATPTILPYARIYGRCILASAPFITASFFMNNVLRYEGRAALGTFGISVGALLNIAGDPFLMFHCRLGIFGAGLSTALSQVIAFALLLSFFLTGKTTTRFSASRVRLKRPVVLEIVTVGMPSLCRQGLNTVSTLFLNLAAAGWGDAAISAMSIVSRITFLILAVIIGIGQGLQPVSAFSYGAKCWKRLKQAYVFTLSLSLAVAAVLSLLIGTHAAFTVSQFISDPKVIRIASPALIYQCCVFVLIPPFMMTNMLYQSAGIAGKATFLTLLRNGLCFIPLILILPRTLGLPGVQAAQPLADTLSFLLALPFLVSVLRHLNRHIAESEREKSA from the coding sequence ATGGATCAGAATCAAAACAATCAGCAAAAACAATACGCGAAGATGCTGAAGACCCCAGTGCCCCGCCTCATCGTCACCCTGGCGGTGCCGACGATCATCTCGATGATGATCTCCAGCGTCTACAACGCCGCGGACACGTATTTTGTCGGGCGCCTGGGCACCTCGGCCTCGGCGGCCACGGGGATCGTCTTCGCCCTCATGGCGGTGCTCCAGGCCGTGGGCTTCATGTGCGGCCACGGCTCCGGCTCCATCATCGCCCGGGCCCTGGGCAAGAAGGACCGGGAAGCGGCGAACGTCACCGTGTCCACGGGGATCGTCCTCGTGGTGATGATCACCCTGGCGATCACAGTGCTCGGGCTGATTTTCGTCGACCCTCTGATGCGCCTTCTCGGGGCGACGCCGACGATTCTGCCCTACGCGCGGATTTATGGCCGGTGCATCCTTGCGTCGGCGCCCTTTATCACGGCGAGTTTTTTCATGAACAACGTCCTGCGCTACGAAGGCCGGGCGGCCCTGGGGACCTTCGGCATTTCCGTCGGGGCGCTCCTCAACATTGCCGGAGACCCGTTTCTGATGTTTCACTGCCGTTTGGGGATTTTCGGCGCCGGGTTGTCCACGGCCCTGTCCCAGGTCATCGCCTTCGCGCTGCTCTTGTCGTTTTTCTTGACCGGGAAGACCACGACCCGCTTCTCGGCCTCCAGGGTGCGCCTGAAGCGGCCGGTGGTGCTCGAAATCGTCACCGTGGGGATGCCGAGCCTGTGCCGCCAAGGGCTCAACACCGTGTCGACCCTGTTCTTAAACCTCGCCGCCGCGGGGTGGGGGGACGCGGCCATTTCCGCCATGAGCATCGTCAGCCGGATCACCTTCCTGATTCTCGCGGTGATCATCGGCATCGGCCAGGGCCTCCAGCCGGTGTCGGCCTTTTCCTACGGGGCAAAGTGCTGGAAGCGCTTGAAGCAGGCCTACGTGTTCACCCTGAGCCTGTCTCTGGCGGTGGCGGCGGTGCTTTCGCTGCTCATCGGCACCCACGCGGCCTTCACCGTGAGCCAGTTCATCTCGGACCCGAAGGTGATCCGCATCGCCTCGCCGGCTTTGATTTACCAGTGCTGTGTTTTTGTCCTCATTCCGCCCTTTATGATGACGAACATGCTCTACCAGAGCGCGGGCATCGCGGGGAAGGCGACCTTTCTGACGCTGCTTCGAAACGGGCTGTGCTTCATCCCGCTGATTTTAATCCTGCCCCGGACCCTTGGGCTTCCCGGGGTGCAGGCCGCCCAGCCTCTGGCGGACACTTTAAGTTTTCTTTTGGCCCTGCCTTTTCTGGTCTCCGTGCTCAGGCACCTCAACCGGCATATCGCAGAAAGTGAGCGGGAAAAAAGCGCTTAA
- a CDS encoding DegV family protein yields MAYTIVTDSACNLNSRIFRQSNIQVIPLNVRAGGHKMVLDAEVADDPEALQGWYQRLRTGAPVKTAPASADTVEKICEKILARGEDLLYIGFSSRLSNIYGGVKHVLAKLEKRYPERRICLFDSRAVSFGEGLLVMKAAQRQEAGATLTEVFEGLKDDRNCLHQYFTVEDIAPLAKSGRLKGRARLAGRFGRKPLLSVDEDGDIHIKASARSERGVLSAIARRVDKKMEDADEKTIFIAHTDCIDKAQRLSRRLRETVHPNEVLIHPLDPVIAAHVGVGALGVFFIGVPRKKRVY; encoded by the coding sequence ATGGCTTACACAATCGTAACCGATTCGGCGTGCAATTTGAACAGCCGGATTTTCAGACAGTCCAATATCCAGGTGATCCCCCTGAATGTCAGGGCCGGGGGCCACAAGATGGTGCTGGACGCCGAGGTCGCCGACGACCCAGAGGCCCTTCAGGGCTGGTACCAGAGGCTGCGCACCGGGGCGCCGGTGAAGACCGCGCCGGCATCGGCGGACACCGTCGAGAAGATCTGCGAAAAGATCCTCGCCCGGGGGGAAGATTTGCTTTACATCGGCTTCTCTTCGCGGCTTTCGAACATCTACGGCGGCGTCAAGCACGTGCTGGCGAAGCTTGAAAAGCGCTACCCCGAACGGCGGATCTGCCTCTTCGACAGCCGGGCCGTGTCTTTCGGCGAAGGGCTGCTCGTCATGAAGGCCGCCCAGCGCCAGGAAGCCGGGGCGACCCTCACCGAAGTGTTCGAGGGCCTCAAGGATGACCGCAACTGCCTGCACCAGTATTTCACCGTGGAAGACATCGCCCCTCTGGCAAAATCCGGGCGCCTCAAGGGGCGGGCGCGCCTGGCCGGGCGCTTCGGCCGAAAGCCGCTGCTCTCCGTGGACGAAGACGGGGATATCCACATCAAGGCCAGCGCCCGGAGCGAACGGGGCGTCTTAAGCGCCATCGCCCGGCGGGTGGACAAAAAGATGGAAGACGCCGACGAAAAGACGATTTTCATCGCCCACACCGACTGCATCGACAAGGCCCAGCGCCTGTCCAGACGGCTTCGGGAGACGGTGCACCCCAACGAAGTGCTGATCCACCCCTTAGACCCGGTGATCGCCGCCCACGTCGGCGTCGGCGCCCTCGGGGTGTTCTTCATCGGCGTGCCGAGAAAGAAACGCGTGTATTAA
- a CDS encoding fructose-1,6-bisphosphatase → MQNFTKNQLRKNKKYLELLSKYFPSITSAVSEVINLRAILNLPKATEHFVTDIHGEDQAFNHVIQNGSGAIRRKVMEELGSTVSLEDLEELIPLIYYPEQKLELIKQERSGKYLANWYELTIYRLVKVCRAAAGKYTRSKVRKSLPPDFRYIMDELIQEDEKRYNKKEYYHAIIRSIVEYGVADHFIEEISTVIKRLTTDHLHVIGDIFDRGPAPHHVMDTLMAHHSMDLQWGNHDILWMGAAAGNRACIACAVRIAMRYANTRVLENGYGINMLPLATFAQKTYGDDPCTDFYPKNIADKNASVDVDLISKMHKAISIIQFKVEEQIIDRHPEYHMDDRCLMRAINLDKGTVTVEGKEYALNDTNFPTLDPKHPSKLSDDEEHVMSLLCHSFRHSEKLQRHIRFMYAKGSLYLTYNNNLLYHAIVPLDENGDFDTITYKGQTYSGKCLMDKFDQLAREAYFSNAHENPPKNDFLWFLWCNKKSPLFGKKKMATFERYFIDDKATHFEEKMPYYKLIADSEDIADKILVEFGLDPKDGHIINGHTPVKTKSGESPIRAGGKVLCIDGGFAKAYQKTTGIAGYTLTYNSYGMTLISHQPFESVDKAIRDGVDIKSTKEIVETNARRKMVGDTDIGKKLKDNIYDLEMLIAAYRKGFIKEKI, encoded by the coding sequence ATGCAAAATTTTACGAAAAATCAGTTGCGCAAAAATAAAAAATATCTGGAGCTGCTCTCCAAGTACTTCCCATCGATCACTTCGGCGGTGAGCGAGGTCATCAACCTCCGGGCGATTTTGAATCTCCCCAAGGCGACGGAGCATTTCGTCACGGACATCCACGGCGAAGACCAGGCCTTCAACCACGTCATCCAGAACGGTTCCGGGGCGATCCGCCGGAAGGTCATGGAGGAACTCGGCAGCACGGTCTCCCTCGAAGACCTCGAGGAACTCATCCCGCTGATCTATTATCCTGAACAGAAGCTCGAACTCATCAAGCAGGAACGCTCGGGCAAATACCTCGCCAACTGGTACGAGCTGACGATCTACCGCCTGGTCAAAGTCTGCCGGGCAGCGGCGGGCAAATACACGCGCTCCAAGGTCAGAAAGAGCCTGCCCCCGGACTTCCGCTACATCATGGACGAACTGATCCAGGAAGATGAAAAACGCTACAACAAGAAAGAATACTACCACGCCATCATCCGCAGCATCGTCGAGTACGGCGTCGCGGATCACTTCATCGAAGAGATTTCCACGGTGATCAAGCGCCTGACCACGGACCACCTCCACGTCATCGGCGACATCTTCGACCGTGGCCCTGCACCTCACCACGTCATGGACACCCTCATGGCTCACCATTCGATGGACCTCCAGTGGGGCAACCACGACATTCTGTGGATGGGCGCCGCGGCGGGCAACCGGGCGTGCATCGCCTGCGCCGTCCGCATCGCCATGCGCTACGCCAACACCCGGGTCCTGGAAAACGGCTACGGCATCAACATGCTGCCCCTGGCGACCTTCGCCCAGAAGACCTACGGCGACGACCCGTGCACCGATTTCTACCCTAAGAACATCGCCGACAAGAACGCCAGCGTCGACGTGGATTTGATCTCGAAGATGCACAAGGCCATCTCGATCATTCAGTTCAAGGTCGAAGAACAGATCATCGACCGCCACCCCGAATACCACATGGACGACCGCTGCCTCATGCGGGCCATTAATTTAGACAAGGGCACGGTGACCGTCGAAGGCAAGGAATACGCCTTAAACGACACGAACTTCCCGACTTTGGACCCGAAGCACCCGTCCAAGCTTTCGGACGACGAAGAACACGTCATGAGCCTGCTCTGCCACTCTTTCCGCCACTCGGAAAAGCTCCAGCGCCACATCCGCTTCATGTACGCCAAGGGGAGCCTGTATCTGACTTACAATAACAATCTGCTGTACCACGCGATCGTGCCTTTGGACGAAAACGGCGACTTCGACACGATCACCTACAAGGGCCAGACCTATTCGGGGAAATGCCTCATGGACAAGTTCGACCAGCTCGCCCGGGAAGCGTACTTCTCCAACGCCCACGAAAATCCGCCGAAAAACGATTTTCTGTGGTTCCTGTGGTGCAACAAGAAATCGCCTCTGTTTGGCAAGAAGAAGATGGCCACTTTCGAACGCTACTTCATCGACGACAAGGCCACCCATTTTGAAGAAAAGATGCCTTACTACAAGCTCATCGCCGACAGCGAAGACATCGCCGACAAGATCCTCGTGGAATTCGGCCTGGACCCCAAGGACGGCCACATCATCAACGGCCACACCCCGGTGAAGACCAAGAGCGGCGAATCGCCGATCCGCGCCGGCGGCAAGGTGCTGTGCATCGACGGGGGCTTCGCCAAGGCGTATCAAAAGACCACGGGCATCGCCGGCTACACCCTGACGTACAACTCCTACGGCATGACGCTGATCTCCCACCAGCCTTTCGAATCTGTGGACAAGGCCATCCGGGACGGGGTCGACATCAAATCCACGAAGGAAATCGTCGAAACCAACGCCCGCCGGAAAATGGTCGGAGACACCGACATCGGCAAAAAGCTCAAGGACAATATTTATGACTTAGAGATGCTCATCGCCGCCTACCGGAAAGGCTTTATCAAAGAAAAAATATGA
- a CDS encoding prephenate dehydratase yields MVLSNTQQGSMARYLEMKGQLRPPKKAGIVAYSGIRGCYAEAAGIKYFGPDCLFIPHKSFEDVLKSVSGGGADYGVLPIENSTTGAINDVYDLLIRYRAAIVGEVLLPIRHCLLGTADADLSTVRTVYSHEQGFYQSRDFLAKYPDWRQVPYHNTAVAAKLVADAHDPAKAAIASARAAEIHGLKILAENINAAAGNTTRFIVVAKRPEICEGRNKISLRFILPDEPGALYRLLGIFEKENLNLSKIESRPIPGSRWHYQFFLDFIGSLDQARLDHIIADVMRRTKAFEFLGFYPGAGD; encoded by the coding sequence ATGGTACTTTCCAACACCCAGCAGGGGTCCATGGCCCGCTACCTCGAAATGAAGGGCCAGCTGCGCCCGCCGAAAAAGGCCGGCATCGTCGCCTATTCGGGCATCCGCGGCTGTTACGCCGAAGCCGCCGGCATCAAATACTTCGGCCCGGACTGCCTGTTCATCCCCCACAAAAGCTTTGAAGACGTGCTGAAGTCCGTGAGCGGCGGCGGCGCGGACTACGGCGTCCTGCCCATCGAAAACTCCACCACCGGCGCCATCAACGACGTGTACGACCTCTTAATCCGCTACCGGGCGGCCATCGTCGGCGAGGTGCTCCTGCCCATCCGCCACTGCCTCCTCGGCACGGCGGATGCGGATCTCTCCACGGTCCGCACGGTGTACTCCCACGAGCAGGGCTTCTACCAGTCCCGGGATTTTCTCGCGAAATATCCAGACTGGCGCCAGGTGCCCTACCACAACACCGCCGTCGCCGCTAAGCTCGTCGCCGACGCGCACGACCCCGCCAAGGCCGCCATCGCGAGCGCGAGGGCTGCCGAGATCCACGGCTTAAAGATCCTCGCCGAAAACATCAACGCCGCGGCGGGCAACACCACCCGGTTCATCGTCGTGGCCAAGCGGCCGGAAATCTGCGAAGGGCGCAACAAAATCTCCCTGCGCTTTATCCTGCCCGACGAGCCCGGCGCCCTGTACCGCCTGCTGGGCATCTTCGAAAAAGAAAATTTAAACTTGTCCAAGATCGAATCCCGGCCCATTCCGGGCAGCCGCTGGCACTACCAGTTCTTTTTAGACTTCATCGGCAGTCTCGATCAGGCCCGGCTGGATCACATCATCGCCGACGTCATGCGCCGCACCAAAGCCTTTGAATTCTTGGGCTTCTACCCCGGCGCCGGCGATTAA
- a CDS encoding 2-hydroxyacyl-CoA dehydratase family protein: MDLVHRYGEWIKNKLPDNPKAAGRYIRLGLVLESFAKKHLGDKNVPAPYRDLNVLALNGMRHTLEHPETAAWTNLFTPVEILQTFGLSCLSIEMMGSFLAGFTVEDWCIDQAEAAGIAPTLCSYHKCFIGAVENGLILKPKCAVTTSIVCDANLQTFRYTAASNGVPMTLLDIPNTYSKDGVHYVVTQLKAWISSLEDLTHQHFDEAKLKAALERENASFAAYAHFLDLTRTRTYPSTLTLQMFILYASHLIIGSPEALAFFKALEADAKTRPVFHGKRLFWLHVLPFYQPSLKAAFNLSQKYQIQATDMNLDYNKPLDVDHPLEALAEKMMQNIFVGPLTRRIDAERDLIKGTGADGVIAFNHWGCKQMAGGAALMKNALKDTGVPFLILDGDGIDPRNSPDGQIKTRLEAFLEML, translated from the coding sequence ATGGATCTCGTACATCGCTACGGCGAGTGGATTAAAAATAAACTGCCGGACAACCCCAAGGCGGCCGGCCGGTACATCCGCCTGGGCCTGGTGCTGGAAAGCTTCGCCAAAAAACACCTCGGGGACAAAAACGTCCCGGCTCCCTACCGGGACCTCAACGTCCTGGCCTTAAACGGCATGCGCCACACGCTGGAGCATCCGGAAACGGCGGCCTGGACCAATCTCTTCACCCCGGTGGAAATCCTGCAGACTTTCGGACTCAGCTGCCTTTCGATCGAAATGATGGGCTCTTTTCTCGCGGGGTTCACCGTCGAGGACTGGTGCATCGACCAGGCGGAAGCCGCGGGCATCGCGCCGACTTTGTGCTCGTACCACAAATGCTTCATCGGCGCCGTGGAAAACGGTCTGATTCTGAAGCCCAAGTGCGCCGTCACCACGTCCATCGTCTGCGACGCCAATCTCCAGACTTTTAGATACACGGCGGCTTCAAACGGCGTCCCCATGACGCTGCTCGACATCCCCAACACCTATTCCAAAGACGGGGTGCATTACGTCGTGACCCAGCTCAAAGCATGGATTTCAAGCCTCGAAGATTTGACGCACCAGCATTTCGACGAAGCCAAGCTCAAGGCCGCCTTAGAACGGGAAAACGCATCTTTTGCCGCCTACGCCCACTTCCTCGACCTGACCCGCACCCGGACCTACCCGTCGACTTTGACGCTGCAGATGTTTATTCTCTACGCGTCCCACCTCATCATCGGTTCTCCGGAAGCCCTGGCCTTTTTCAAGGCCCTCGAGGCCGACGCCAAGACCCGGCCGGTGTTTCACGGCAAGCGCCTGTTCTGGCTCCACGTCCTGCCCTTCTATCAGCCGTCGCTGAAAGCGGCCTTTAACTTGAGCCAGAAGTACCAGATTCAGGCCACGGACATGAATTTAGACTACAACAAGCCTTTGGACGTGGACCATCCCCTGGAAGCTTTAGCGGAAAAGATGATGCAGAACATCTTCGTCGGCCCCCTGACCCGGCGCATCGACGCGGAGCGGGATCTCATCAAGGGCACCGGCGCCGACGGGGTCATCGCCTTCAACCACTGGGGCTGCAAGCAGATGGCCGGGGGCGCGGCCCTCATGAAAAACGCCCTGAAGGACACCGGCGTGCCCTTTTTGATTTTGGACGGGGACGGCATCGACCCGCGGAACAGCCCCGACGGCCAGATCAAGACCCGTCTCGAAGCCTTTCTGGAAATGTTGTAA
- a CDS encoding manganese efflux pump MntP: MGFIGILLLAFALASDSSAVSACEGLAMPKYNAKLAATIALSYGGAEGLMAFLGWALGKQFYRLISSFDHWVVFILLTIIGGKMIWDAFHEDPADQAKASSEHFSPQEIILLSIVTSVDALAAGVSFAFISINVPVAVITIAVISAACSFGSTLIGHFISAKFGRAAEVAGGIILFCIGLYVLLHDLGVIHL; this comes from the coding sequence ATGGGTTTTATCGGAATTTTACTGCTCGCCTTCGCCCTGGCCTCGGATTCCAGCGCGGTGTCGGCCTGCGAAGGGCTGGCCATGCCGAAATACAACGCAAAGCTCGCGGCGACCATTGCCCTGTCCTACGGCGGGGCGGAAGGGCTCATGGCCTTCCTCGGCTGGGCCCTGGGCAAACAGTTTTACCGTCTCATCTCGTCTTTTGACCACTGGGTCGTGTTCATTCTTTTAACCATCATCGGCGGCAAGATGATCTGGGACGCCTTTCACGAAGATCCGGCGGATCAGGCCAAGGCCTCGTCGGAACACTTCTCGCCCCAGGAAATCATTTTGCTTTCGATCGTGACGTCCGTGGACGCCCTGGCCGCCGGGGTGAGCTTCGCCTTCATCTCGATCAACGTGCCGGTGGCGGTCATCACCATCGCCGTCATCTCGGCCGCCTGCTCCTTCGGCTCCACCCTGATCGGCCATTTCATCTCGGCGAAATTCGGCCGGGCCGCGGAAGTGGCCGGGGGGATCATTTTATTCTGCATCGGCCTCTACGTGCTGCTCCACGACCTCGGGGTCATCCACCTTTGA
- a CDS encoding Veg family protein has translation MPQNTHATLNDVRREVEAHKGDLIKLQAHKSKKKLYRKIGRIEGIYPSIFTVRVENPRSHVPERLSFSYSDVLTRSVRIALIKDEESEAALTA, from the coding sequence ATGCCGCAGAACACACATGCGACTTTGAACGATGTCAGACGTGAGGTCGAAGCTCACAAAGGCGATTTAATCAAGCTTCAGGCCCACAAGAGCAAAAAGAAATTATACCGGAAAATCGGCCGGATCGAAGGGATTTATCCGAGTATTTTCACCGTCAGAGTCGAAAATCCGAGAAGTCACGTTCCAGAACGGCTGTCGTTTTCCTATTCCGACGTGCTGACGCGCTCCGTCAGAATCGCGCTGATCAAAGACGAAGAATCGGAAGCGGCGCTCACTGCCTGA
- a CDS encoding DMT family transporter has product MGFDIRNRRHAEGLLAAVIFARSTSFLLVKRCLTAFAVFNLLAVRFSIAAVILIAIFRGYLKNLKPATLARGAVLGAVFFAVMAGETIALSMTSSSTTALVESAAIMLVPFFVWLFFRRRPTKANVAAAAVAFAGVSFTICQTGRLVFSAGILWCLATAVLYALSVIVTDRLSKQDDPIALGVIQVAVMALGSVICTLLFEHPTLSASPGIYGNVIYLAVVCSVFGFAIQPYAQSGTTPERASLFLAITPAAATVLGVVFLKETLTALGAVGVALILASFFIANRRG; this is encoded by the coding sequence ATGGGCTTCGACATTCGCAACCGCAGGCACGCCGAGGGGCTCCTCGCGGCGGTGATCTTCGCCCGCTCCACCTCGTTTCTGCTGGTGAAACGGTGCCTCACGGCCTTTGCGGTCTTTAATCTTCTGGCGGTGCGCTTTTCGATTGCGGCCGTCATCTTGATTGCAATTTTCAGGGGTTATTTGAAAAACTTAAAGCCCGCAACCCTAGCCCGGGGCGCCGTGCTCGGGGCGGTGTTCTTCGCGGTCATGGCCGGGGAGACCATCGCCCTGTCTATGACGTCGAGCTCCACGACGGCCCTCGTGGAAAGCGCGGCCATCATGCTCGTGCCTTTTTTCGTGTGGCTGTTTTTCCGCCGCCGGCCCACAAAGGCCAACGTGGCCGCCGCGGCGGTGGCCTTCGCCGGGGTCTCCTTTACGATCTGCCAGACCGGCCGCCTCGTCTTCAGCGCCGGCATTTTGTGGTGCCTGGCCACGGCAGTGCTCTACGCCCTGTCGGTCATCGTCACCGACCGGCTCTCGAAGCAGGACGATCCCATCGCCCTCGGAGTGATCCAGGTAGCGGTCATGGCCCTGGGGTCCGTGATCTGCACGCTGCTGTTCGAACATCCAACCCTGTCGGCGTCCCCCGGAATCTACGGAAATGTGATATACTTAGCAGTAGTTTGTTCTGTTTTCGGCTTTGCCATTCAGCCCTACGCCCAGTCGGGCACGACGCCGGAGCGGGCCAGCCTGTTTCTGGCCATCACCCCGGCTGCGGCGACGGTCCTCGGGGTGGTGTTTCTTAAGGAGACCCTCACCGCCCTCGGCGCTGTGGGAGTCGCCCTGATTCTGGCGTCTTTCTTTATCGCCAACCGGCGGGGCTGA